In Panicum virgatum strain AP13 chromosome 4N, P.virgatum_v5, whole genome shotgun sequence, a single window of DNA contains:
- the LOC120671279 gene encoding 36.4 kDa proline-rich protein-like — MAASGKKLPPFLFTLLLLLSTAVTPILSLPAADHEVDCDCDKPKAPKPSHPPKTKPSHPSPKPKNPKPPKGPSYPSPATRPPKGRPSNPPITRPRPPVVGPPKGPVTRPPVVGPPVTRPPVTRPPVVISPPVTYPPPITGPPTTTPPVTGPPVTVPPITGPPSTTPPVTGPPLTNPPGGGSSTPCPPPPPATPTPTPSSPTCPADSLKLGACVDLLGGLVHVGLGDPVVNKCCPLLEGLVELEAAVCLCTTIKLKLLNINIYLPLALQLLITCGKTPPPGYTCTV, encoded by the coding sequence ATGGCGGCGAGCGGCAAGAAGCTCCCGCCGTTCCTCTTCACGCTGCTGCTTCTGCTCTCCACCGCCGTGACGCCCATCCTCTCGCTGCCGGCCGCCGACCACGAGGTCGACTGCGACTGCGACAAGCCCAAGGCGCCCAAGCCGTCGCACCCGCCCAAGACCAAACCCTCCCACCCGTCGCCCAAGCCCAAGAACCCCAAGCCGCCCAAGGGCCCCTCctacccgtcgccggcgacgcgcccGCCCAAGGGCCGCCCCTCCAACCCGCCGATCACTCGTCCTCGTCCGCCGGTCGTCGGCCCCCCCAAGGGCCCCGTCACGCGCCCGCCGGTCGTGGGGCCACCGGTCACGCGCCCGCCGGTCACACGTCCGCCGGTCGTCATCAGCCCGCCGGTGACCTACCCACCACCGATTACCggccctccgacgacgacgccaCCGGTCACTGGCCCACCGGTCACGGTCCCCCCGATCACCGGCCCGCCCTCGACGACGCCTCCGGTCACCGGCCCGCCCTTGACGAACCCTCCCGGCGGTGGAAGCTCGACGCCgtgcccgccgcctcctcccgcgaCCCCGACTccgacgccgtcgtcgccgacgtGCCCGGCGGACTCGCTGAAGCTGGGCGCGTGCGTGGACCTGCTGGGCGGGCTGGTGCACGTCGGGCTCGGCGACCCCGTGGTGAACAAGTGCTGCCCGCTGCTGGAGGGCCTGGTGGAGCTGGAGGCGGCCGTGTGCCTCTGCACCACCATCAAGCTCAAGCTCCTCAACATCAACATCTACCTGCCCCTGGCGCTCCAGCTCCTCATCACCTGCGGCAAGACGCCGCCGCCCGGCTACACCTGCACCGTCTGA
- the LOC120671278 gene encoding formamidopyrimidine-DNA glycosylase-like isoform X1: MPELPEVEAARRALQAHCVGRRIARCAVVDDAKVVVAAAGRAAFERAMVGRTIVAARRKGKNLWLQLDAPPFPSFQFGMAGAIYIKGVPVTNYKRSVVGSEEEWTSKYSKFFAELDDGLEFSFTDKRRFARVRLFDDPETVPPISELGPDALFEPMSVDNFLDSLGRKKIGIKALLLDQSFISGIGNWIADEVLYQSRIHPLQIASSLSRESCEALHQSIQEVVKYAVEVDADLERFPKEWLFHHRWGKKPGKVNGKKIEFITAGGRTTAYVPQFAKTDWSPIQQNDSR; encoded by the exons ATGCCGGAGCtgccggaggtggaggcggcgcggcgggcgctgcAGGCGCACTGCGTGGGGAGGCGCATCGCGCGCTGCGCCGTGGTGGACGACGCCAAGGTGGTggtcgcggccgccggccgcgcggccTTCGAGCGCGCCATGGTCGGCCGGACCATCGTCGCCGCGCGCCGGAAGGGGAAAAACCTCTGGCTGCAGCTCGACGCGCCGCCCTTCCCGTCCTTCCAGTTCG GGATGGCAGGTGCGATATATATAAAGGGCGTTCCTGTTACAAATTATAAGAG ATCAGTTGTCGGTTCCGAAGAGGAGTGGACCTCCAAATACTCTAAATTCTTTGCTGAG CTTGATGATGGCTTGGAGTTTTCGTTCACTGATAAAAGGCGCTTTGCAAGAGTTCGTTTGTTTGATGAT CCTGAAACTGTACCCCCAATTTCCGAGCTAGGTCCAGATGCTCTCTTTGAGCCAATGTCTGTTGACAACTTTTTGGATTCCCTGGGTAGAAAGAAGATCGGAATAAAAGCTCTTTTACTTGATCAG AGCTTTATATCAGGCATTGGTAATTGGATTGCGGATGAAGTGCTTTACCAG TCAAGGATCCATCCATTACAGATTGCTTCAAGTTTGTCTAGAGAGAGTTGTGAAGCACTGCACCAAAGTATCCAAGAG GTTGTGAAATATGCTGTTGAAGTTGATGCTGACCTTGAGCGCTTTCCAAAGGAATGGTTATTTCATCACCGTTGGGGCAAGAAGCCTGGTAAAGTCAATG GAAAGAAGATTGAATTCATAACAGCTGGTGGCAGG ACGACAGCCTATGTGCCGCAATTTGCAAAAACTGACTGGAGCCCAATCCAGCAAAATGATAGCCGCTAA
- the LOC120671278 gene encoding formamidopyrimidine-DNA glycosylase-like isoform X2 yields MPELPEVEAARRALQAHCVGRRIARCAVVDDAKVVVAAAGRAAFERAMVGRTIVAARRKGKNLWLQLDAPPFPSFQFGMAGAIYIKGVPVTNYKRSVVGSEEEWTSKYSKFFAELDDGLEFSFTDKRRFARVRLFDDPETVPPISELGPDALFEPMSVDNFLDSLGRKKIGIKALLLDQSFISGIGNWIADEVLYQSRIHPLQIASSLSRESCEALHQSIQEVVKYAVEVDADLERFPKEWLFHHRWGKKPGKVNGF; encoded by the exons ATGCCGGAGCtgccggaggtggaggcggcgcggcgggcgctgcAGGCGCACTGCGTGGGGAGGCGCATCGCGCGCTGCGCCGTGGTGGACGACGCCAAGGTGGTggtcgcggccgccggccgcgcggccTTCGAGCGCGCCATGGTCGGCCGGACCATCGTCGCCGCGCGCCGGAAGGGGAAAAACCTCTGGCTGCAGCTCGACGCGCCGCCCTTCCCGTCCTTCCAGTTCG GGATGGCAGGTGCGATATATATAAAGGGCGTTCCTGTTACAAATTATAAGAG ATCAGTTGTCGGTTCCGAAGAGGAGTGGACCTCCAAATACTCTAAATTCTTTGCTGAG CTTGATGATGGCTTGGAGTTTTCGTTCACTGATAAAAGGCGCTTTGCAAGAGTTCGTTTGTTTGATGAT CCTGAAACTGTACCCCCAATTTCCGAGCTAGGTCCAGATGCTCTCTTTGAGCCAATGTCTGTTGACAACTTTTTGGATTCCCTGGGTAGAAAGAAGATCGGAATAAAAGCTCTTTTACTTGATCAG AGCTTTATATCAGGCATTGGTAATTGGATTGCGGATGAAGTGCTTTACCAG TCAAGGATCCATCCATTACAGATTGCTTCAAGTTTGTCTAGAGAGAGTTGTGAAGCACTGCACCAAAGTATCCAAGAG GTTGTGAAATATGCTGTTGAAGTTGATGCTGACCTTGAGCGCTTTCCAAAGGAATGGTTATTTCATCACCGTTGGGGCAAGAAGCCTGGTAAAGTCAATG GTTTCTAA
- the LOC120671277 gene encoding heptahelical transmembrane protein ADIPOR1-like, translated as MGMESEEGAALCGHQESAAAAVMGGGGGGKRRRKGQRRGGEAGGERKKYKLVSYHELPDYMKENEFILNYYRSEWPILNAVLSLFSWHNETINIWTHLLGFVLFFGLTLVHLGQYFPQVADLIGHLYWPISKVAENVSSNIGDVLSGAAMFIQTNPTLASYGMAVTSQTTRWPFFVFLAGAMFCLLSSSACHLLSCHSHRLNLFLIRLDYTGIAVMIVVSFFPPIYYIFQCEPHWQVAYLSAITAAGVGTVYALMSPRLSAARYRAHRALLFVGMGLSGVVPAAHAAAVNWHEPARNVTLAYEGAMAVAYLTGTAFYLTRVPERWRPGAFDLAGHSHQIFHALVIAGALAHYGAAIVFLKARDEMGCPA; from the exons ATGGGCATGGAGAGTGAGGAGGGCGCCGCACTTTGTGGCCACCAagaatcggcggcggcggccgtgatgggaggaggagggggcggcaagaggaggaggaaggggcaGAGGAGAGGGGGAGAAGCAGGCGGGGAGAGGAAGAAGTACAAGCTGGTGAGCTACCACGAGCTGCCGGACTACATGAAGGAGAACGAGTTCATCCTCAACTACTACCGCTCCGAGTGGCCCATCCTCAATGCCGTCCTCAGCCTCTTCTCCTGGCACAACGAGACCATCAACATCTGGAC GCATCTCCTTGGGTTCGTGCTGTTCTTCGGCCTCACCCTGGTGCATCTCGGCCAGTACTTCCCCCAGGTTGCTGATCTGATTGGGCACCTTTACTG GCCAATCTCAAAGGTTGCTGAAAATGTCTCCAGCAACATTGGGGATGTCTTATCG GGTGCGGCGATGTTCATCCAGACGAACCCGACCCTGGCCTCGTACGGCATGGCGGTGACCTCGCAGACGACGCGGTGGCCCTTCTTCGTGTTCCTCGCCGGCGCCATGTTCTGCCTGCTGAGCAGCAGCGCGTGCCACCTGCTGTCGTGCCACTCGCACCGGCTGAACCTGTTCCTGATCCGGCTCGACTACACGGGCATCGCCGTCATGATCGTGGTCTCCTTCTTCCCGCCCATCTACTACATCTTCCAGTGCGAGCCGCACTGGCAGGTGGCGTACCTGTCGGCGAtcacggcggcgggcgtgggCACGGTGTACGCGCTCATGTCGCCGCGGCTGAGCGCCGCCCGGTACCGCGCCCACCGCGCGCTGCTCTTCGTGGGGATGGGCCTGTCGGGGGTGGtgccggcggcgcacgcggccgCCGTGAACTGGCACGAGCCCGCGCGGAACGTGACGCTGGCGTACGAGGGCGCCATGGCGGTGGCGTACCTGACGGGCACGGCCTTCTACCTCACCCGGGTGCCCGAGCGGTGGAGGCCCGGGGCGTTCGACCTCGCCGGCCACAGCCACCAGATCTTCCACGCGCTCGTCATCGCCGGCGCGCTCGCGCACTACGGCGCCGCCATCGTGTTCCTCAAGGCCCGCGACGAGATGGGCTGCCCggcgtag